The Polyangium spumosum genome includes a window with the following:
- a CDS encoding choice-of-anchor L domain-containing protein, whose protein sequence is MSALVYGASASAALTLGTTGDADILASRIHAGGQAITITSAIYSGSLHAAATYTEGPLGIADGALLTTGQAHIALPPSDSGAAGADNALPGDPLCDALIPGFQSHDATKLTITFDLAPGFDGISFQSIFGSEEYQEYVGSTYNDVYAVYLNGAQVVFDDAGNPITVNGPFFSSEAVIVAPETQCEYDGSTSLLTTRAPLLGASVDNVLEIVICDAGDHVLDSGVFLANLNGCVGDDCSGTLPCGLVDGDGDGATSCDDCDDTDPTVHAGAFGICCEDGDGDGVCDDEDACPDTEPTEPNPTLGVNRWSTGGGDGDADTTSPPIFGRRRSHTIVDTDGCSCAQLLEELGFGEEDAMQECSIGGGETWGG, encoded by the coding sequence ATGTCCGCCTTGGTCTACGGCGCGAGCGCGTCGGCCGCGCTCACCCTCGGGACGACCGGCGACGCAGACATCCTCGCGAGCCGGATACACGCCGGCGGACAGGCGATCACGATCACGTCCGCGATCTACAGCGGCTCGTTGCACGCGGCGGCGACGTACACGGAGGGCCCGCTCGGCATCGCGGACGGCGCCCTGCTGACGACGGGCCAGGCGCATATCGCGCTTCCGCCGAGCGACAGCGGCGCCGCGGGCGCGGACAACGCCCTGCCCGGCGATCCGCTCTGCGACGCGCTGATCCCCGGCTTCCAGAGCCACGACGCCACCAAGCTCACGATCACGTTCGACCTCGCGCCCGGCTTCGACGGCATCTCGTTCCAATCGATCTTCGGCTCCGAGGAGTACCAGGAGTACGTCGGCTCGACGTACAACGACGTCTATGCCGTGTACCTCAACGGCGCGCAGGTCGTGTTCGACGACGCCGGCAACCCCATCACGGTGAACGGCCCGTTTTTCTCCTCGGAGGCCGTGATCGTCGCGCCCGAGACCCAGTGTGAATACGACGGCTCGACGAGCCTCCTGACCACGCGCGCCCCGCTCCTCGGCGCGTCCGTGGACAACGTGCTCGAGATCGTCATCTGCGACGCGGGCGACCACGTCCTCGACAGCGGCGTCTTCCTCGCCAACCTGAACGGGTGCGTCGGCGACGATTGCAGCGGCACGCTCCCCTGCGGCCTCGTCGACGGCGACGGCGACGGCGCGACCTCGTGCGACGATTGCGACGACACAGACCCCACCGTACACGCGGGCGCCTTCGGCATCTGCTGCGAGGACGGCGACGGCGACGGCGTATGCGACGACGAGGACGCGTGCCCCGACACCGAGCCGACCGAGCCAAACCCCACGCTCGGCGTGAATCGCTGGTCCACCGGGGGCGGCGACGGCGACGCCGATACGACCTCGCCGCCCATTTTCGGGCGGCGGCGGTCTCACACGATCGTCGACACCGACGGCTGTAGCTGCGCGCAGCTCCTCGAGGAGCTCGGCTTCGGGGAGGAGGACGCGATGCAGGAATGCAGCATCGGCGGGGGCGAGACCTGGGGCGGATGA
- a CDS encoding IPT/TIG domain-containing protein, with amino-acid sequence MMATFGLGKIVLYAGNPEAVSAFYTRAAGLSFDRVEGTRRYESVSTGGTSLVVDLALEPLPRSRRECALSLRVPNLEAAAMSLREDGIDVGPILERPSGLFASLKDPDGRDVELWEPRAKPVSVAPPASVAPPALVAPPPPPAPAPLPPEPPAVIDKPASVAPPAIVDKPPVRLEMHSALDLEKERDESAKEEPAPEKPEKKERGTDPPPPPPMMGAPGPILTAVRPAKVSAEGGVKVSLYGANFAEGCRVLVDGDDCTKPKRIDDFTLEIEAPAHAPGQAEIAVENPDGQRAAVSMLYAEGPSIERFSPQEGSPRGGIEVVVEGRDFEEGCRVTFFGNRAPEVVFESPTRIRFVTPPQEQLFHGELRVTNPDGLSALAAELFTYRLATPHVREVSPNTGLVGGSKRITVTGVDFHPQCVARLGGRQASFTFRSAESLELVTPRASGPGAVDLEIENPDGQIAKLEGAFTYEAEPTPPLLVEVRPDRGYCAGGQTIRLAGDNFEADTIVRIGEVRAVARTKSRHEIEVELPQRAQPGLVAIELVDRHGVVVRREEAFTYESRPAPRVDSVSPRNGPMVGGTRLVVEGDHFDEHVFVRIGGQAPKKAVVRSATLIELVAPPSRASGFVDVEVGRGDAGTTVVKNAFRYDPSPAPGIESVAPNKGSVEGGTEVSIEGKNFIADSTVLFGGKPAQRVKFVSATTLEVKTPPGKNGEMVDVVVKNPDGKEAVTKRAFLYDARYRS; translated from the coding sequence ATGATGGCAACGTTCGGTCTCGGCAAGATCGTCCTCTACGCAGGGAACCCCGAAGCCGTGAGCGCTTTTTATACACGCGCCGCGGGGCTCTCGTTCGATCGCGTGGAGGGGACGCGGCGCTACGAGTCGGTCAGCACGGGCGGGACCTCGCTCGTCGTCGACCTCGCGCTCGAGCCGCTCCCGCGAAGCCGAAGGGAGTGCGCGCTCTCGCTGCGCGTGCCGAACCTGGAGGCCGCCGCGATGAGCCTGCGCGAGGACGGCATCGACGTGGGCCCCATCCTCGAGAGGCCCTCGGGCCTGTTCGCTTCGCTCAAGGACCCGGACGGGCGCGACGTGGAGCTCTGGGAGCCACGCGCCAAGCCGGTCAGCGTGGCGCCGCCCGCGAGCGTCGCGCCACCCGCGCTCGTCGCGCCCCCGCCGCCGCCGGCGCCCGCGCCGCTGCCGCCGGAGCCGCCGGCCGTCATCGACAAACCCGCGAGCGTCGCGCCACCCGCCATCGTCGACAAGCCACCCGTGCGGCTCGAGATGCATTCGGCGCTCGATCTGGAGAAGGAGCGCGACGAAAGCGCGAAGGAAGAGCCCGCGCCCGAAAAGCCCGAAAAGAAGGAGCGCGGGACCGATCCACCTCCGCCCCCGCCGATGATGGGCGCGCCGGGGCCGATCCTCACGGCGGTGCGGCCGGCGAAGGTCTCGGCCGAGGGCGGCGTGAAGGTCTCGCTCTACGGCGCGAACTTCGCCGAGGGCTGCCGCGTGCTCGTCGACGGCGACGATTGCACGAAGCCGAAACGAATCGACGATTTCACGCTGGAGATCGAGGCGCCCGCCCACGCGCCGGGGCAGGCCGAGATCGCCGTCGAGAACCCCGACGGGCAGCGCGCGGCCGTCTCGATGCTCTACGCCGAAGGCCCCTCGATCGAGCGCTTCTCGCCGCAGGAGGGCTCGCCGCGCGGCGGCATCGAGGTCGTGGTGGAGGGGCGCGATTTCGAGGAGGGCTGCCGCGTCACGTTCTTCGGCAACCGCGCGCCGGAGGTCGTCTTCGAGAGCCCGACGCGTATCCGCTTCGTCACGCCGCCGCAGGAGCAGCTCTTCCACGGCGAGCTGCGCGTGACGAACCCCGACGGCCTCTCCGCCCTCGCCGCCGAACTCTTCACGTATCGGCTCGCGACGCCCCACGTGCGCGAGGTCTCGCCGAACACGGGCCTCGTCGGCGGCTCGAAGCGGATCACCGTGACGGGCGTCGACTTCCATCCCCAATGCGTGGCGCGCCTCGGCGGCAGACAGGCGAGCTTCACGTTCCGCTCGGCCGAGTCGCTGGAGCTCGTGACCCCGCGCGCGAGCGGCCCCGGCGCCGTGGACCTCGAAATCGAGAACCCCGACGGGCAAATCGCGAAGCTCGAAGGCGCATTCACCTACGAGGCCGAGCCCACGCCGCCGCTGCTCGTCGAGGTGCGCCCCGACCGCGGATACTGCGCGGGCGGGCAGACGATCCGCCTCGCGGGTGACAATTTCGAGGCGGATACGATCGTGCGGATCGGCGAGGTGCGCGCCGTCGCGCGGACGAAGTCGCGCCACGAGATCGAGGTGGAGCTGCCGCAGCGGGCGCAGCCGGGCCTCGTCGCGATCGAGCTCGTCGATCGGCACGGCGTGGTCGTGCGCCGCGAGGAGGCGTTCACCTACGAGTCGCGGCCGGCGCCGCGCGTCGACAGCGTCAGCCCGCGCAATGGCCCGATGGTCGGAGGGACGCGCCTCGTCGTCGAAGGCGACCATTTCGACGAGCACGTGTTCGTGCGGATCGGCGGCCAGGCGCCGAAGAAGGCCGTCGTCCGCTCGGCGACGCTGATCGAGCTCGTGGCGCCGCCGTCCCGCGCGTCCGGGTTCGTCGACGTCGAGGTCGGCCGCGGAGACGCGGGCACGACCGTCGTGAAAAATGCCTTCCGGTACGACCCCTCGCCCGCCCCCGGGATCGAATCCGTCGCGCCGAACAAAGGCTCGGTCGAGGGGGGCACCGAGGTCAGCATCGAAGGCAAGAACTTCATCGCCGACTCGACCGTGCTCTTCGGCGGCAAGCCTGCGCAACGCGTCAAATTCGTCTCGGCGACGACGCTCGAGGTCAAGACGCCCCCGGGCAAAAATGGCGAGATGGTCGACGTCGTCGTGAAGAATCCCGACGGCAAGGAGGCCGTGACGAAACGCGCGTTCCTCTACGACGCGCGTTACCGTTCCTGA
- a CDS encoding M16 family metallopeptidase, which translates to MRAPKTLLAALLLSLAGCSPSLVPPRQGLAMRNVSFPLHDLKFPSGLRVLLEEDHRMPLVGTFLVVGAGSSSDPPGKEGLAHFIEHLTFRSRPFGKSSMKRLLERAGVGQWNAYTGFDDTVYFEIGPAASLGEMLGLEGARMLAPVSKITPETLAVELDVVRNELRQRNETGFIGEVFGAMQAALFPPGHPYARPVIGTRESLGSIQTEDIAAFLQKQYRPDNMTLVIVGDVDPAQAGALVEKSLPKALLEAPAPVKIGPRLPAVAPEPPPPPPQGPLTRKEANVTTPELWIGWSLPRSFDTSAYVAGFVEAMAEARLDAAEREDGDIMGISTRLIEGTQASMLLCRVVLKNGGHPERSKEHVLNQLHRLWGGVEGGAAGVLLDADRFAASKRRAVVQMVLQAEHIGARGLARAEIGHFSGDPAIYTRALANVAALEPQRLTDYARRYLTRERARAVLFAPPASGAKPVEATPISAPVFDEEDRVPMRVDEQRLVGMAPTPGVSAYSNFTLPNGMEVFLGRREGLPLVTVAIGFRGGLQGTADIAGARVGMMLAQPRDRWHGDPAAFGGRWSLSHAQDRSSYRITGAAGNVGIMIGILGERVRSMEIDRGRWAEFERTQVPFLRLVDRKPEVIGERSLLQALFQGHVYGRTATAEDVAGSGVSAGQAWIDATHAPKNATLVVVGEIDPVAVEKIVRDQFEGWESKAAVEEMEHLDPGRVRQEPRFLTAHRPGATQADVHFACLLPPAPDKATDVRHDVGARIVGIQLEKALRQRLGATYGVDAGSFVMRGGVSRLEIRSAVENAKLAEVIGELSGTLARLAETPVSSHELAEAKLAEGREESTRYMTHGAIVSALVASRSAGFSPRDIDEHPKYIARVTAEAVKEDFGSCFAGRPTILIVGDEPTVKAAIAASKKPKAEAPKESEQAAAAP; encoded by the coding sequence ATGCGCGCGCCAAAAACTCTCCTCGCTGCTCTGCTCCTCTCGCTCGCGGGCTGCTCGCCCTCCCTCGTGCCACCGCGCCAGGGGCTCGCCATGCGGAACGTCTCGTTTCCGCTGCACGACTTGAAGTTCCCCTCGGGGCTCCGGGTCCTCCTCGAGGAGGATCACCGCATGCCGCTCGTCGGCACGTTCCTCGTCGTCGGGGCGGGGTCGTCGAGTGATCCGCCGGGCAAGGAGGGGCTCGCGCATTTCATCGAGCACCTGACCTTCCGATCGAGGCCGTTCGGCAAGTCGAGCATGAAGCGCCTCCTCGAGCGGGCCGGGGTCGGGCAATGGAATGCGTATACCGGCTTCGATGACACCGTGTATTTCGAGATCGGTCCCGCCGCCTCGCTCGGGGAGATGCTCGGGCTCGAAGGCGCGCGGATGCTCGCGCCGGTCTCGAAGATCACGCCGGAGACGCTCGCGGTCGAGCTCGACGTCGTGCGCAACGAGCTGCGCCAGCGCAATGAAACGGGCTTCATCGGTGAGGTCTTCGGCGCCATGCAGGCGGCGCTGTTTCCCCCCGGGCACCCGTATGCGCGGCCCGTCATCGGCACGCGCGAGAGCCTCGGCAGCATCCAGACCGAGGACATCGCCGCCTTCCTGCAGAAGCAGTACCGGCCCGACAACATGACGCTCGTCATCGTCGGCGACGTCGACCCGGCGCAGGCCGGCGCGCTCGTCGAGAAGAGCTTGCCGAAGGCGCTGCTCGAGGCGCCGGCGCCCGTGAAGATCGGACCTCGATTGCCCGCGGTCGCGCCCGAGCCGCCGCCTCCGCCGCCGCAAGGACCGCTGACGCGCAAGGAGGCGAACGTGACGACGCCCGAGCTCTGGATCGGCTGGTCCTTGCCGCGCAGCTTCGATACCTCCGCCTATGTGGCCGGGTTCGTCGAGGCCATGGCCGAGGCGCGGCTCGACGCGGCGGAGCGGGAGGATGGGGACATCATGGGCATCTCCACCCGCCTCATCGAGGGCACGCAGGCGTCCATGCTCCTCTGCCGGGTCGTCCTGAAGAATGGCGGGCACCCGGAGCGCAGCAAGGAGCACGTGCTGAACCAGCTCCATCGATTGTGGGGAGGCGTCGAGGGCGGCGCGGCCGGGGTCCTGCTCGACGCGGACAGGTTCGCCGCGAGCAAGCGCAGGGCCGTGGTGCAGATGGTGCTCCAGGCCGAGCACATCGGCGCGCGTGGGCTCGCGCGGGCCGAGATCGGTCACTTCTCCGGCGATCCGGCGATCTATACCCGAGCGCTCGCCAATGTCGCCGCGCTCGAGCCGCAGCGCTTGACCGACTATGCGCGCCGGTATCTCACCCGCGAGCGGGCCCGCGCCGTGCTGTTCGCGCCCCCCGCGAGCGGCGCGAAGCCCGTGGAGGCGACGCCGATCTCCGCGCCCGTCTTCGACGAGGAGGACCGCGTGCCCATGCGCGTCGACGAGCAGCGGCTCGTCGGAATGGCGCCGACGCCGGGCGTCTCCGCGTACTCGAATTTCACCCTCCCGAATGGCATGGAGGTCTTCCTCGGCCGGCGGGAGGGCCTGCCCCTCGTGACCGTCGCCATCGGCTTTCGTGGAGGGTTGCAGGGGACGGCCGATATCGCCGGCGCCCGCGTCGGCATGATGCTGGCCCAGCCCCGCGATAGGTGGCATGGCGATCCTGCCGCCTTCGGCGGCCGATGGTCCCTGTCGCACGCGCAGGATCGGTCTTCGTACCGGATCACGGGCGCGGCGGGGAACGTGGGGATCATGATCGGCATCCTGGGCGAGCGGGTGCGCTCGATGGAAATCGATCGGGGCAGGTGGGCGGAGTTCGAGCGGACGCAGGTCCCCTTCTTGCGCCTGGTCGACCGGAAGCCCGAGGTGATCGGCGAGAGGAGCCTGCTCCAAGCGCTCTTCCAGGGCCATGTGTACGGGCGGACCGCGACGGCCGAGGACGTGGCCGGCTCGGGCGTGAGCGCGGGGCAGGCGTGGATCGACGCCACGCACGCGCCGAAAAACGCGACGCTCGTGGTCGTCGGCGAGATCGACCCCGTGGCGGTCGAGAAGATCGTGCGGGACCAGTTCGAGGGCTGGGAGAGCAAGGCCGCCGTGGAGGAAATGGAGCACCTCGATCCGGGCCGCGTTCGGCAGGAGCCACGATTCTTGACCGCGCACCGGCCCGGCGCGACGCAGGCGGACGTGCATTTCGCGTGTCTCTTGCCCCCCGCGCCGGACAAGGCCACGGACGTACGTCACGACGTGGGGGCGCGTATCGTCGGTATTCAGCTCGAGAAGGCGCTCCGGCAGCGGCTCGGCGCCACGTACGGCGTGGACGCGGGCTCGTTCGTCATGCGCGGAGGTGTGTCGCGCCTGGAGATCCGGAGCGCGGTCGAGAATGCCAAGCTCGCCGAGGTGATCGGGGAGCTCTCGGGGACGCTCGCGCGGCTCGCGGAGACGCCCGTCTCGAGCCACGAGCTCGCCGAAGCGAAGCTCGCGGAGGGGAGAGAGGAATCGACGCGGTACATGACGCACGGGGCGATCGTGTCGGCGCTCGTCGCGTCGCGGAGCGCCGGATTCAGCCCGCGCGACATCGACGAGCATCCGAAGTACATCGCCCGGGTGACGGCGGAGGCCGTGAAGGAGGATTTCGGGAGCTGCTTCGCCGGCCGGCCGACGATCCTCATCGTGGGCGACGAGCCCACGGTGAAGGCCGCGATCGCCGCGAGCAAGAAGCCGAAGGCCGAGGCGCCGAAGGAGAGCGAGCAGGCCGCGGCGGCTCCGTGA
- a CDS encoding DUF2188 domain-containing protein, translating to MARAFVYHVAPDPDGWGWVVAAEGYHVHSLPYGTSEEAIEVAEGLARKHPGSTIVVDLQPTTLSAAEIEYQVAA from the coding sequence ATGGCACGGGCATTCGTCTACCACGTCGCGCCGGACCCCGACGGCTGGGGCTGGGTCGTCGCCGCTGAGGGCTATCACGTGCACTCGCTGCCTTATGGCACGAGCGAGGAGGCCATCGAGGTCGCGGAGGGGCTCGCGCGGAAGCACCCAGGCAGCACGATCGTCGTCGACCTGCAGCCGACCACGCTCAGCGCGGCGGAGATCGAGTACCAGGTCGCGGCGTGA
- a CDS encoding AAA family ATPase: MVDPIRLEAASNRFRAFFDELHHIFLERDDVLLQLALALLAREHLLVTGPPGTAKSQLASAVLGRILDEETGEPSLYARQIGESTVQTDLIGPIDFKTLMETGRTEHFTDEGMLGAVHAFLDEIFDGRDMLLRSALNVLHEREVKQGGTVKRGRIECALMTTNRYIADVLEGARETLLAFVDRIAFVSFVPRGFADPSRLALVLRRHVGGSSRALLESMLSVQDLDALQHAADEVHVSDPVCDGLATLLERFDRELNAAVRADPAFVPTRYISTRTAVRSGRVLRAAVMADKILHNPKRSLEVLPSDFKWLRLHLLLSGPTPDQTEALLGRESDPNERRQIEIVRTERSIFESCLAQMPPIHVKPRPTVVEKKAAPAEGGNKKKRKSEPPPPEDKPRGMLDQAVASRDATRLLSVMRELGAQARAGSIEPERAGALVKEATTALTTLVVRRGIDAAAGGGQKPIGEVVKELSRLGAEVDDGTAGTRALARWLRGRALVMVDEAAGHAAGASSTDLVASILDDGTEAQKRARARIDALEALYELRRELLAEGAVHETGEEKAWQRAVAAAEDDIAILLDISLRIVVTSALKSAPSRRLAEVLAAIAPELDRLDVMAARLQKVRGAPSTLKEKVTGPRLGALIEAVFKGFDARDRPALVREVEGLVAVLVKAGLARAIAPEAFLGWAAEALLRGDVAPQAREGKKHDYDGYRKLRAAEQRVSSAYTLAEIALVVASDAVREAPSPAEATAAIASATAKLPEALRGRVVAGDLARIGRALDYLERFWQDLEGASGGAEARLREIVQSRFFDVLWDDSALTRFSLEARNVAEVFPAHVAEIDVVRRRIDALDERTRVAVTELFRRRSDAEWEKALRAGDA; the protein is encoded by the coding sequence ATGGTCGACCCGATCCGCCTCGAGGCCGCTTCCAATCGCTTTCGCGCCTTCTTCGACGAGCTGCATCACATCTTCCTCGAGCGCGACGACGTCCTCCTCCAGCTCGCGCTCGCGCTGCTCGCGCGGGAGCATTTGCTCGTCACCGGGCCGCCGGGGACGGCGAAGAGCCAGCTCGCCTCGGCGGTCCTCGGCCGCATCCTCGACGAGGAGACGGGCGAGCCGAGCCTCTACGCGCGGCAGATCGGCGAGAGCACGGTCCAGACCGACCTCATCGGCCCCATCGATTTCAAGACGCTCATGGAGACGGGGCGCACCGAGCATTTCACCGACGAGGGTATGCTCGGCGCGGTCCACGCCTTCCTCGACGAGATCTTCGACGGCCGCGACATGTTGCTGCGCTCCGCGCTGAACGTGCTGCACGAGCGGGAGGTGAAGCAAGGCGGGACGGTGAAGCGAGGGCGCATCGAGTGCGCATTGATGACGACGAACCGGTACATCGCCGACGTGCTCGAGGGCGCGCGCGAGACGCTGCTCGCGTTCGTCGACCGGATCGCGTTCGTCTCCTTCGTGCCCCGGGGCTTCGCCGATCCGAGCCGGCTCGCCCTCGTGCTGCGCCGCCACGTCGGAGGTTCTTCGCGGGCGCTGCTCGAATCGATGCTGAGCGTCCAGGACCTCGATGCATTGCAGCACGCGGCCGACGAGGTGCACGTCTCCGATCCGGTCTGCGACGGGCTCGCCACCCTGCTCGAGCGCTTCGATCGTGAGCTCAACGCCGCCGTGCGCGCCGATCCCGCGTTCGTCCCCACGAGGTACATCTCCACGCGCACGGCCGTGCGCTCGGGCCGCGTCCTGCGGGCGGCCGTGATGGCCGACAAGATCCTGCACAACCCGAAGCGCTCGCTCGAGGTCCTGCCCTCCGATTTCAAATGGCTGCGGCTGCACCTCCTGCTCTCGGGCCCCACGCCCGACCAGACCGAGGCGCTGCTCGGCCGCGAGAGCGACCCGAACGAGCGGAGGCAGATCGAGATCGTGCGCACGGAGCGCTCGATCTTCGAATCGTGCCTCGCCCAGATGCCGCCCATTCACGTCAAGCCCCGGCCGACCGTCGTCGAGAAGAAGGCCGCGCCGGCGGAGGGGGGCAATAAAAAGAAACGCAAGTCGGAGCCGCCCCCGCCCGAGGACAAACCGCGCGGGATGCTCGATCAAGCCGTCGCATCGAGGGACGCGACGCGGCTGCTCTCGGTGATGCGCGAGCTCGGGGCGCAGGCGCGCGCGGGCTCGATCGAGCCGGAGCGGGCAGGGGCGCTCGTGAAGGAGGCGACGACGGCGCTGACGACGCTCGTCGTGCGTCGCGGGATCGACGCGGCCGCGGGCGGCGGGCAGAAGCCGATCGGCGAGGTGGTGAAGGAGCTGTCGCGCCTCGGCGCCGAGGTCGACGACGGCACGGCCGGGACACGCGCCCTCGCGCGCTGGCTCCGCGGCCGGGCGCTCGTGATGGTGGACGAGGCCGCGGGGCACGCGGCGGGCGCCTCGTCGACGGACCTCGTCGCGTCCATCCTCGACGACGGGACGGAGGCGCAAAAGAGGGCGCGCGCGCGGATCGACGCGCTGGAGGCGCTCTACGAGCTGCGGCGGGAGCTGCTCGCCGAGGGCGCGGTGCACGAGACGGGCGAGGAGAAGGCCTGGCAACGCGCGGTCGCCGCGGCCGAGGACGATATCGCGATCCTGCTCGATATCTCGCTCCGGATCGTCGTCACGAGCGCCCTGAAGAGCGCGCCTTCGCGCCGGCTCGCCGAGGTGCTCGCCGCGATCGCGCCCGAGCTCGATCGGCTCGACGTGATGGCGGCGCGGCTCCAGAAGGTGCGCGGCGCGCCCTCGACGCTGAAAGAGAAGGTCACGGGCCCGCGCCTCGGCGCGCTGATCGAGGCGGTGTTCAAGGGCTTCGACGCGCGCGACAGGCCCGCGCTCGTGCGCGAGGTCGAGGGGCTCGTCGCCGTGCTCGTGAAGGCGGGGCTCGCGCGGGCGATCGCGCCCGAGGCGTTCCTCGGCTGGGCGGCCGAGGCGCTGCTGCGGGGGGACGTGGCGCCGCAGGCGCGTGAAGGGAAAAAACACGATTACGACGGGTATCGCAAGCTCCGCGCGGCCGAGCAGCGGGTCTCGTCGGCGTACACGCTCGCCGAGATCGCGCTCGTGGTCGCGTCCGACGCGGTGCGGGAGGCGCCCTCGCCCGCGGAGGCGACCGCGGCGATCGCGTCGGCGACGGCGAAGCTGCCCGAGGCCCTGCGCGGGCGGGTCGTCGCCGGGGATCTCGCGCGGATCGGGCGGGCCCTCGATTACCTGGAGCGATTCTGGCAAGACCTCGAAGGCGCGTCGGGCGGCGCGGAGGCGCGGCTGCGTGAAATCGTGCAATCGCGGTTCTTCGATGTCCTGTGGGACGACTCGGCGCTGACGCGGTTCTCCCTCGAAGCGCGGAACGTCGCCGAGGTGTTTCCGGCGCACGTGGCCGAGATCGACGTGGTGCGGAGGCGCATCGACGCGCTCGACGAGAGGACACGCGTGGCCGTGACCGAGCTCTTCCGCCGTCGCTCGGACGCCGAATGGGAGAAGGCCTTGCGCGCCGGAGACGCATGA
- a CDS encoding Uma2 family endonuclease has product MSFVAHDADRASPRRMTLEEWAALPEDEPGELVDGELVEEEMAGYVHEVVVVWLAHLLRSWALAHGARVAGSAGKFVVSATRGRMPDLTVYLAGARRPPAEGPIRVPPSIAVEVVSATPRDARRDRVEKLKEYAAFGVKWYWIVDPALQSFEVLELGPENEYIHKVTSTDGRIESVPGCAGLVIDIDALWAEVAAVRAEGEAQG; this is encoded by the coding sequence ATGAGCTTCGTCGCTCACGACGCCGACCGCGCGTCCCCTCGGCGCATGACGCTCGAGGAGTGGGCCGCGCTGCCCGAGGACGAGCCGGGGGAGCTCGTCGATGGCGAGCTCGTCGAGGAAGAGATGGCCGGGTACGTCCACGAGGTCGTCGTCGTTTGGCTCGCGCACCTGCTTCGATCCTGGGCCCTCGCGCATGGCGCGCGGGTCGCCGGGTCCGCGGGCAAGTTCGTGGTGTCGGCCACGCGGGGGCGCATGCCGGACCTCACCGTGTACCTCGCCGGCGCCAGGCGCCCGCCCGCCGAAGGCCCGATCCGCGTGCCCCCGAGCATCGCGGTCGAGGTCGTCTCCGCGACGCCCAGGGACGCCCGGCGCGACCGCGTGGAGAAATTGAAAGAGTACGCGGCCTTCGGGGTGAAGTGGTACTGGATCGTCGATCCGGCATTACAGTCGTTCGAGGTCCTCGAGCTCGGGCCCGAGAACGAGTATATCCACAAGGTCACGTCGACGGACGGACGGATCGAATCCGTCCCGGGGTGCGCCGGGCTCGTGATCGATATCGATGCCCTGTGGGCCGAGGTCGCCGCGGTGCGGGCCGAGGGCGAGGCGCAAGGCTGA